A single Pseudomonas putida DNA region contains:
- a CDS encoding type VI secretion protein IcmF/TssM N-terminal domain-containing protein yields the protein MKTLLRLLKSFWILLPLLWLASLLICWLVAPLVPVLRHHVPEALAIISACFLLVIVLRQYQRIRAEHNLENLLQLEVDRSWNATGEFRDQQVLRERLKHAIAMLRTDRSAGGGGKAALSDLPWYLVIGMSAAGKTSLLTHSGLSASIATTNDSESGTQHCDWYFSPDAVMIDTAGRYLRDDQSASEFSAFLRMLRKQRGKAAINGLVLVVSLPELLASNSDERNAQAAQLAARVEEYAECLDGNPPIYLMLSKTDQLPGFSQAFEGLDLHERQQPLGMTFGLSEIRNNGLHAVLQTRLKNLQGHVRQHVDAQMIALGAEADSTLLNFPQYFAELSGVLEQFLEHFTRGHSGGAPLLLRGLYFTSALQTDQHLGQVYEDAIADEFALKAAYDDGSQNTGKATGNRSYFITDTFRRVIFPDRDLTLFQSRLGRQAAFSPLLLGLAAATGVLFIGWQALSFANNRQWLDSLRGQLAQIEQAEDREQLLAAGKGLEVLRQQMATVEAHRLQGVPLQLSAGLYHGEAIHQVARTAYLTQLRSQALEPIARNLQVQMRAFNTFANGINQELEFTPAPQPKKRNGKPLAPTVAARAQAALGNTRAGAYAAKVNLATASDAAELSATTGGLSLSEEMLGRLDEQQVASIIDAYNTLKLYLLLTEPQAHPDAAFVAASLPQAWASATSEGTPADVGVIEENAPLYVQLLEQGEAPSLPRNEQLINETRVNLKAFMISSSLVDREYLRLQLESSRQFPALSLNDLVPQPGRALLYGSTGVPAIYTRQGWDTFVKPELIKLVSGNLRNESDWVLDGEGGDAIVQKANFVREFMTRYKRDYTQAWYKMVSSVGVRPFADLASATQQLGLLSDVQNSPVKNLLAAVNDNTQWDLPVKQAIPTPGAAREDGFWSKVSGLFDAKDALPASVAPALPAVDDGSLAKRFEPVARVFAENNAEGADSTIMDRYLAALRKLKVRMNNIQRSQDVGKSSKQLISETLEGQPSEVTTVRNYVESSVDTSQDGLSRSLQGLFSLPIQYAWATLRDPAGQQIAKAWAQQIAKPWEQVMAHRYPIAGGSRNEASVKDLQRFVDPDSGLLPAFKRNEIGNLAGGEGLGAGDGKGPALVNPGMLNSIDKASSVGQVIASLSDRDNGFEIMLEPSASFTDIVFTLDGQEQHYRNGRSSWNRFAWPGTNNAPGARLDVVTLSGARVTVFDFPGRWGLLRMNESARVEDLDGIQQRFSWNTANGRVSLVVRNFGGVKLTDLGDVKSLSALNDRGAQ from the coding sequence ATGAAAACATTACTGCGTCTGTTGAAGAGTTTCTGGATTCTCCTGCCACTGCTGTGGCTGGCGAGCCTGTTGATCTGCTGGCTGGTCGCGCCGCTGGTGCCGGTGCTGCGCCATCACGTGCCTGAAGCGCTGGCGATCATCAGCGCCTGTTTCCTGCTGGTAATCGTGCTGCGCCAGTACCAGCGTATCCGCGCCGAGCACAACCTGGAGAACCTGCTGCAGCTCGAAGTCGACCGCTCGTGGAATGCCACCGGCGAGTTCCGTGACCAGCAGGTACTGCGCGAGCGCCTCAAGCACGCCATCGCCATGCTGCGCACCGACCGCTCCGCCGGCGGTGGCGGCAAGGCGGCGCTGTCCGACCTGCCCTGGTACCTGGTGATTGGCATGTCAGCTGCTGGCAAGACCTCGCTACTGACCCATTCGGGCCTGTCGGCCAGCATCGCCACGACCAACGACAGCGAAAGCGGCACCCAGCACTGCGACTGGTACTTCAGCCCCGACGCGGTGATGATCGACACCGCCGGCCGCTACCTGCGCGACGACCAGTCGGCCAGCGAGTTTTCGGCCTTCCTGCGCATGCTGCGCAAACAGCGTGGCAAAGCCGCGATCAACGGCCTGGTACTGGTGGTCAGCCTGCCCGAGTTGCTGGCCTCCAATAGCGACGAGCGCAATGCCCAGGCCGCCCAGCTGGCGGCACGGGTGGAAGAGTACGCCGAGTGCCTGGACGGCAACCCGCCGATCTACCTGATGCTGAGCAAGACCGACCAGCTGCCGGGCTTCAGCCAGGCGTTCGAAGGCCTTGACCTGCACGAACGCCAGCAGCCGCTGGGCATGACCTTCGGCCTCTCGGAAATCCGCAACAATGGCCTGCATGCCGTGCTGCAGACGCGCCTGAAGAACCTCCAGGGTCATGTTCGCCAGCACGTCGACGCGCAAATGATCGCCCTCGGCGCCGAGGCCGACAGCACCCTGCTGAATTTCCCCCAGTACTTCGCCGAACTGAGCGGCGTGCTCGAACAGTTCCTCGAACACTTCACCCGTGGCCACAGCGGCGGCGCCCCGCTGCTGCTGCGCGGCCTGTACTTCACCAGCGCCCTGCAGACCGACCAGCACCTGGGGCAGGTCTACGAAGACGCGATTGCCGACGAGTTCGCCCTGAAGGCTGCCTACGATGACGGCAGCCAGAACACCGGCAAGGCCACTGGCAACCGCAGCTACTTCATTACCGACACCTTCCGCCGGGTGATCTTCCCCGACCGTGACCTGACCCTGTTCCAGTCGCGCCTGGGCCGTCAGGCTGCATTCAGCCCGCTGCTGCTGGGCCTGGCCGCAGCCACCGGGGTGCTGTTCATCGGCTGGCAAGCGCTGTCGTTCGCCAACAACCGCCAGTGGCTGGACAGCCTGCGCGGGCAACTGGCGCAGATCGAGCAGGCAGAAGACCGCGAGCAGCTGCTGGCAGCCGGCAAGGGCCTGGAAGTGCTGCGCCAACAGATGGCAACCGTTGAAGCCCATCGCTTGCAGGGCGTGCCGTTGCAACTGAGTGCCGGCCTGTACCATGGCGAGGCGATCCACCAGGTGGCCCGCACGGCTTACCTGACACAACTGCGCAGCCAGGCACTGGAACCGATCGCCCGCAACCTGCAGGTGCAGATGCGTGCCTTCAACACCTTCGCCAACGGCATCAACCAGGAACTGGAGTTCACCCCGGCGCCGCAACCGAAGAAGCGCAATGGCAAGCCATTGGCACCGACAGTTGCCGCCAGGGCCCAGGCCGCGCTGGGCAATACCCGCGCCGGTGCCTACGCCGCCAAGGTCAACCTGGCCACCGCCAGCGATGCCGCCGAACTGTCCGCCACCACCGGGGGCCTGTCGCTGTCCGAGGAAATGCTCGGGCGCCTTGACGAGCAGCAAGTGGCGTCGATCATCGATGCCTACAACACCCTCAAGCTGTACCTGCTGCTGACCGAGCCGCAGGCCCACCCGGACGCGGCATTCGTCGCTGCCAGCCTGCCCCAGGCCTGGGCCAGCGCAACCAGTGAGGGCACCCCGGCGGACGTCGGTGTGATCGAAGAGAACGCCCCGCTTTACGTACAGTTGCTGGAACAGGGCGAGGCACCGTCGTTGCCACGCAACGAGCAACTGATCAACGAAACCCGGGTAAACCTCAAGGCGTTCATGATCTCCAGCTCGCTGGTCGATCGCGAATACCTGCGCCTGCAGCTCGAATCGAGCCGCCAGTTCCCGGCGCTGAGCCTCAACGACCTGGTGCCGCAACCGGGCCGGGCGCTGCTGTATGGCTCCACTGGCGTGCCGGCGATCTACACCCGCCAGGGCTGGGACACCTTCGTCAAACCCGAGCTGATCAAACTGGTGTCGGGCAACCTGCGCAACGAGTCGGACTGGGTACTGGACGGCGAAGGTGGCGATGCCATCGTGCAGAAGGCCAACTTCGTGCGCGAATTCATGACCCGCTACAAACGGGACTACACCCAGGCCTGGTACAAGATGGTCAGCAGCGTCGGCGTGCGTCCCTTCGCCGACCTGGCTTCGGCCACCCAGCAACTGGGCCTGCTCAGCGACGTGCAGAACTCGCCGGTGAAGAACCTGCTGGCGGCGGTCAACGACAACACCCAGTGGGACCTGCCAGTCAAACAGGCAATCCCGACCCCAGGTGCCGCCCGCGAGGACGGCTTCTGGAGCAAGGTCAGCGGGTTGTTCGATGCCAAGGATGCCCTCCCCGCCAGCGTCGCCCCGGCCCTGCCAGCCGTCGACGACGGCAGCCTGGCCAAGCGTTTCGAGCCGGTGGCACGGGTGTTTGCCGAGAACAACGCTGAAGGTGCCGACAGCACCATCATGGACCGCTACCTGGCTGCACTGCGCAAGCTCAAGGTGCGCATGAACAACATCCAGCGCTCGCAGGATGTCGGCAAAAGCAGCAAACAGCTGATCAGCGAAACCCTTGAAGGCCAGCCGAGCGAAGTCACCACCGTGCGCAACTACGTGGAAAGCAGCGTCGACACCAGCCAGGACGGCCTGTCGCGGTCGCTGCAGGGGCTGTTCAGCCTGCCGATCCAGTACGCCTGGGCGACCCTGCGCGACCCGGCCGGCCAGCAGATCGCCAAGGCCTGGGCACAGCAGATTGCCAAGCCATGGGAGCAGGTCATGGCGCACCGCTACCCGATTGCCGGCGGCAGCCGCAACGAGGCGTCGGTAAAAGACCTGCAGCGCTTCGTCGACCCCGACAGCGGCCTGCTGCCGGCCTTCAAGCGCAACGAAATCGGTAACCTGGCCGGCGGTGAAGGCCTGGGCGCCGGTGACGGCAAAGGGCCGGCGCTGGTCAACCCGGGCATGCTCAACAGCATCGACAAGGCCAGCTCCGTGGGCCAGGTGATCGCCAGCCTCTCGGACCGTGACAACGGTTTCGAGATCATGCTCGAGCCTTCGGCCAGCTTCACCGACATCGTATTCACCCTCGACGGCCAGGAACAGCATTACCGCAACGGCCGCAGCAGCTGGAACCGCTTTGCCTGGCCAGGCACCAACAACGCCCCGGGTGCCCGCCTGGACGTGGTCACCCTGAGCGGCGCACGGGTCACCGTGTTCGACTTCCCGGGGCGCTGGGGCCTGCTGCGCATGAATGAAAGCGCCCGGGTCGAGGACCTCGACGGCATCCAGCAGCGCTTTAGCTGGAACACCGCCAACGGCCGCGTGAGCCTGGTGGTGCGCAACTTCGGTGGGGTGAAGCTGACCGACCTGGGTGACGTCAAGTCCCTCAGCGCCCTCAACGACAGGGGCGCGCAATGA
- the icmH gene encoding type IVB secretion system protein IcmH/DotU, with product MTEAVLQQGAVAAANDKPTLKDLVQDFISMALIVRRGRQVTSVQAFEGSVERFFANLERDARAANYSVEQVKDTQYALCAFLDESVLRSGDNELRRHFELQPLQFRYFGVHLAGEGFYEKVDALRADVKQNIDVLEVYHLCLALGFEGKFSIGQKDQLRYLANTLGQDIARYRKAPKALSPDWALPDQVSQMLRHEVPLWVYLALIALVCVAVYLTLDWLLDKDVAALSEQIRQLFSA from the coding sequence ATGACCGAAGCCGTATTGCAACAGGGCGCCGTCGCGGCCGCCAACGACAAACCGACGCTCAAGGACCTGGTCCAGGATTTCATCAGCATGGCGCTGATCGTGCGCCGTGGCCGCCAGGTCACCTCCGTGCAGGCCTTCGAAGGCAGCGTCGAGCGCTTCTTCGCCAACCTTGAACGCGATGCCCGCGCCGCCAACTACAGCGTCGAGCAGGTCAAGGACACCCAGTACGCCCTGTGTGCGTTCCTCGACGAAAGCGTGCTGCGTTCGGGCGACAACGAGCTGCGCCGGCACTTCGAGTTGCAACCGCTGCAGTTCCGCTACTTCGGCGTGCACCTGGCCGGTGAAGGCTTCTACGAGAAGGTCGACGCACTGCGTGCCGACGTCAAGCAGAACATCGATGTGCTTGAGGTTTACCACCTGTGCCTGGCCCTGGGTTTCGAAGGCAAATTCAGCATCGGCCAGAAGGACCAGCTGCGCTACCTGGCCAACACCCTCGGCCAGGACATCGCCCGCTACCGCAAGGCGCCCAAGGCCCTTTCGCCGGACTGGGCGCTGCCCGATCAGGTGTCGCAGATGCTGCGCCACGAAGTGCCGTTGTGGGTGTACCTGGCGCTGATCGCGCTGGTCTGCGTCGCCGTATACCTGACGCTCGACTGGTTGCTGGACAAGGACGTCGCCGCCCTTTCCGAACAAATCCGCCAGCTGTTCAGTGCCTGA